AATCACAATCCACTCTTCATTGACCATAGCACAGCGCGTCATAGCTGAAATCGCGTTTCGTTTTACGCTTTACTATTTTTTTTCAGGTGTCGTCATGGCGATTGCAATTGTTGATATACCCGACCGCCTCAGGGTTTTTACCTATGAGGATTATTTAAATCTGCCCGACAACGGGAAACGGTACGAAATTATTAACGGGGAGCTTTATATGGCACCAGCACCGACTCTTGATCATCAAGACACAATTGGAGAATTTTATCTCACCATCGGTAATTTTCTCAAAACCAATCCCATCGGCAAAATTTATTTAGCGCCCACTGATATCATTTTTTCGGATATCGACGTCATGCAGCCCGATCTCATTTTCGTCTCGAAAGAAAAGTTCGATATTCTTACCCGCGACAACATCCAAGGCGCGCCGGATTTGGTGATCGAAGTTTTGTCTCCCGGCACGGAAAAACGCGACCGCACCATCAAGCTGAAAGCCTATTCAAAATTCGGCGTGTTGGAATATTGGATGGCAAGCGACGAAAAAGCGACTGTCGAAGTTTGGCGCCGGCGCGGCAAAAAATTGGATTTTCACGCCGTGCTGGACAAAACGCAAACGCTCGCCACGCCGCTGTTGCCGGGCTTGGAAATTTCGCTGCAAAAAATCTTTCGGCAATGATGTCACCTTCGCCGCCGCCGCATATCCTCGCCGCGCTCCGGCGCGGGTTGGTGGTTCCCGCCCATCCGTTGGCTTTAAATAAAAATCGAAAATTCGATGAAAAACATCAGCGCGCGTTGACGCGATATTATTGCGCCGCCGGCGCCGGAGGAATTGCCATCGGGGTTCACACCACACAATTTGAAATTCGCGACCCGAAGTTTGGCCTCTATCAACCCGTTCTCAGTTTGGCTTCCGAAATCATCGATCAATTTGTGGCGCAAACCGGAAAAGCCCTCGTCAAAATCGCCGGCATCGCC
This region of candidate division KSB1 bacterium genomic DNA includes:
- a CDS encoding Uma2 family endonuclease — its product is MAIAIVDIPDRLRVFTYEDYLNLPDNGKRYEIINGELYMAPAPTLDHQDTIGEFYLTIGNFLKTNPIGKIYLAPTDIIFSDIDVMQPDLIFVSKEKFDILTRDNIQGAPDLVIEVLSPGTEKRDRTIKLKAYSKFGVLEYWMASDEKATVEVWRRRGKKLDFHAVLDKTQTLATPLLPGLEISLQKIFRQ